The sequence ctggattcacaagatgtttatctttcatttgctgtattggacttgtgatttcatgaaaattatattatatgatatccctgtcgcgttaggctaggctatgctagtcagcttttttgatgaggatgctcccggatccgggatgggtagcaatgaaaggttaacTAAGCTAACTACAAGGCACCAGGCTATTTCCCTCACAGTGCTTAACTAAGCTAACTACAAGGCACCAGGCTACTTCCCTCACAGTGCTTAACTAAGCTAACTACAAGGCACCAGGCTACTTCCCTCACAGTGCTTAACTAAGCTAACTACAAGGCACCAGGCTACTTCCTTCGTACCATTAAGATTGTGCataagaagagagaggagagcattATCATTGCCAAGGATGAAACAGCAGTGTGGTTTGACATGGTCAGCTCAACTAGCAGCAGAAGTCTTACTTCAGTATTCAACATTTGTCCATGTCGGGGGTTAAGGttgtaaaaacagaaatatcttgcccctagtggacggtaTTGAAGGCCGGGAGACCTGGACAAATGTTGAATAGTGAAGAGTATCTGGTGTAATCGTGTTGCTACCAAGCGGGATACAAGGCACAacgagttaaccctaacccaaggcACAacgagttaaccctaacccaaggcACAacgagttaaccctaacccaaggcACAacgagttaaccctaaccctaacccaaggcACAacgagttaaccctaacccaaggcACAacaagtcttatggcttgggggtagaagctgttaagaagcctcttggaccaagACTCCACGcgccggtaccgtttgccgttcggtagcagagagaacagtctacgacttgggtggctggagtctgacaattttcagggccttcctctgacaccgcctggtatagaggtcctgggtggcaggaagcttggcccaagtgataTACTGTACGcactagtgccttgcggtcagagcagttgccatatcaggcagtgatgcaaccagtcagaatgctctcgatggtgcacctgtataactttttgaggatctgaggaccaatgacaaatcttttcagtctcctgagggggaataggttgtgtcgtgccctcttcacgactgtcttggtgtgcttggaccatgatagtttgttggtgatgtggacaccaaggaacttgaagctctcaacttgctccactacagccccgtcaatgagaatgggggcgtgctcggtcctccttttcctgtagtccagaatcatctcctttgtcttgatcacgttgagggagaggttgttatcctggcaccacacggtcaggtctctgccctcctccctacaggctctcgtcgttgtcggtgatcaggcctaccactgttgtgtcatcggcaaactcaacgatggtgttggagttgtgcctggccatgcagtcatgagtgaacagggagtacaggaggggactgagcacgcacccctgaggggcccctgtgatgaggatcagcatggtggatgcgttgttacctacccttaccacctggggacggtgcgtcaggaagttcaggatccagtttcagagggaggtgcttagtcccagggtccttagcttagtgatgagctttgagggcactatggtgttgaacgctgagctgtagttaatgaatagcattctcacataggtgttccttttgtccaggtgggaaagggcagtgtggagtgcaatagagattgcatcatctgtggatctgttggagggtatgcaaattggagtggttctagggtttctgggataatggagttgatgtgagccatgaccagcctttcaaagcacttcatggctacagacgtgagtgctacaggtcggtagtcatttaggtaggttaccttagtgttcttgggcacaaggactatgctggtctgcttgaaacatgttggtattacagactcggacagggagaggttgataaggtcagtgaagacacttgccagttggtcctcctggtaatccatctgtccctgcggccttgtgaatgttgacctgtttaaaaggtcttacttacatcggctacggagagcgtgatcacacagtcttccagaacagctggtactctcatgcatgcttcagtgttgcttgcctcgaagcgagaatATAAATTATTTAGCTCGcatggtaggctcgtgtcactgggcagttcgcggctgtgcttccctttgtagtctaatagtttgtaagccttgccacatccgacgagcttcgGAGCCGGTGAAGTATGATTGAATCTTAATCCTGTGTTGATGCTTTGCCTGATTTATGTTTTttttggagggcatagcgggatttcttataagctcctTGAAAACGGCAGCTTTACTGTACATGTTGCATATATCATTTTCCAAAAATAATGTATATATTATGTAATAATATGTAACTTCCAAATTTTCCCCTATCGCTCTATAAAATGATACAGTTTCACCCTGCAGCGATATCGTTTTCAGCCGGCTAGGTATGGGCAGGGTAACAGTATAATGTAGTGTACAATCCTGTCCCTTTTAGTGCTTGGCTGACTCCCAGAGGATGTTTAAGGGCCTTTCTGTTATGTCCACTCAATAAAACTGGACTAGTAACGCCAACCCCCAGGAAGTGAAATGGTCTCAAACTGGACTAGTAACGCCAACCCCCAGGAAGTGAAATGGTCTCAAACTGGACTAGTAACGCCAACCCCCAGGAAGTGAAATGGTCTCAAACTGGACTAGTAACGCCAACCCCCAGGAAGTGAAATGGTCTCAAACTGGACTAGTAACGCCAACCCCCAGGAAGTGAAATGGTCTCAAACTGGACTAGTAACGCCAACCCCCAGGAAGTGAAATGGTCTCAAACTGGACTAGTAACACCAACCCCCAGGAAGTGAAATGGTCTCAAACTGGACTAGTAACGCCAACCCCCAGGAAGTGAAATGGTCTCAAACTGGACTAGTAACGCCAACCCCCAGGAAGTGAAATGGTCTCAAACTGGACTAGTAACACCAACCCCCAGGAAGTGAAATGGTCTCAAACTGGACTAGTAACGCCAACCCCCAGGAAGTGAAATGGTCTCAAACTGGACTAGTAACACCAACCCCCAGGAAGTGAAATGGTCTCAAAATGGACTAGTAACACCAACCCCCAGGAAGTGAAATGGTCAGAGGTTAAGGTTGGGTAACTCACCCTTGCGTTGACTAGTGACCAGGCCATGGTGGTGGTGTCCAGCTTGTGAATGTCATTAGAGAAGCAGTCAGcctggaagagagaagagaacaggggaATGTCATGGTAACGCCAAACAGAGGAGCTTCCCCAGGACACAcgggtcagggttagaggtcaagGATACTTACCAGCTGCTCATACCCTCCAAAGATGTACATGGCCTTCCCCAGGATGCAGGCTGAGTGGCCGTCTCTCGCTCCCGGAACCGTCCCAGATATCTTAGGGGTGAACCACCGGTGGTTGTCTGGGGACCAAACAGGCATGTTAACCTAACAGCAGGCACGTTATCCAGGAGATACTGTTCTAGAGACTGCAGCTGTGGATACACCAAGTGGAAACATCTAACCCACATTGCTAGCCAGGCACGTGTTCGGTCTGCTTTATTCCATCCAATAACGGGTGGATCTCCACTTCTAAATCAAGCTGACATACAACACAAACCATCAGGTGTACTTACTGACGTGGAAGGCATAGAGGACGTTGCAGGCCCCCTCCGTGTCGTTACGACCCCCCCAGATGTAGATGGTATCTTCCAGCAGCACGGCTGTGTGACCGTAACGCATGTAGGGGACATCCCTGGCATGTTCCCTACCACCTGTTCTCACTGGAGGCAACTACATCCACCGCAGAGAAACTAGAGAGGAGACcgagacactagtattactacagagagacactagtattactacagagagacactagtattactacagagagacactagtattactacagagagacactagtattactacagagagacactagtattactacagagagacactagtataactacagagagacactagtataactacagagagacactagtataactacagagagacactagtattactacagagagacactagtattactacagagacactagtattactacagagacactagtattactacagagagacactagtattactacagagagacactagtattactacagagagacactagtattactacagagagacactagtattactacagagagacactagtattactacagagagacactagtattactacagagagacactagtattactacagagagacactagtataactacagagagacactagtattactacaaaGAGACACAAATATTACTAcagagacactagtattactagagacactagtattactagagacactagtattactagagaCACTAGtataactacagagagacactagtataactacagagagacactagtataactacagagagacacacgtattactacagagagacacacgtattactacagagagacacgtattactacagagagacacgtATTACTACAGAGACACGTATttctacagagagacactagtatttctacagagagacactagtattactacagagagacactagtattactacagagagacactagtattactacagagagacactagtattactacagagagacactagtattactacagagagacactagtattactacagagagacactagtattactacagagagacactagtattactacagagagacactagtattactacagagagacactagtataactacagagagacactagtataactacagagagacactagtattactacagagagacactagtattactacatagagccagacactagtattactacatagagccagacactagtattactacatagagccagacactagtattactacatagagccagacactagtattactacatagagccagacactagtattactacatagagccagacactagtattactacatagagccagacactagtattactacatagagccagacactagtattactacatagagccagacactagtattactacatagagccagacactagtattactacagagagccagacactagtattactacagagagccagacactagtattactacagagagccagacactagtattactacagagagccagccactagtattactacagagagccagacactagtattactacagagagccagacactagtattactacagagagccagccactagtattactacagagagccagccactagtattactacagagagccagccactagtattactacagagagccagccactagtattactacagagagccagccactagtattactacagagagccagccactagtattactacagagagccagccactagtattactacagagagccagccactagtattactacagagagccagccactagtattactacagagagccagccactagtattactacagagagccagccactagtattactacagagagccagccactagtattactacagagagccagccactagtattactacagagagccagccactagtattactacagagccagccactagtattactacagagagccagccactagtattactacagagagccagccactagtattactacagagagccagccactagtattactacagagagccagccactagtattactacagagagccagccactagtattactacagagagccagacactagtattactacagagagccagacactagtattactacagagagccagacactagtattactacagagagccagacactagtattactacagagagccagacactagtattactacagagagccagacactagtattactacagagagccagacactagtattactacagagagacactagtataactacagagagacactagtattactacatagagccagACACTAatattactacatagagccagacactagtattactacatagagccagacactagtattactacagagagccagacactagtattactacagagagccagacactagtattactacagagagccagacactagtattactacagagagccagacactagtattactacagagagccagacactagtattactacagagagccagacactagtattactacagagagccagacactagtattactacagagagccagacactagtattactacagagagccagacactagtattactacagagagccagacactagtattactacagagagccagacactagtattactacagagagccagacactagtattactacagagagccagacactagtattactacagagagacactagtattactacagagagacactagtattactacagagagacactagtattactacagagagacactagtattactacagagagacactagtattactacagagagacactagtattactacagagagacactagtataactacagagagacactagtataactacagagagacactagtataactacagagagacactagtataactacagagagacactagtataactacagagagacactagtataactacagagagacactagtataactacagagagacactagtattactacagagagacactagtattactacagagagacactagtattactacagagagacactagtattactacagagagacactagtatttctacagagagacactagtatttctacagagagacactagtatttctacagagagacactagtattactacagagagacactagtattactacagagagacactagtattactacagagagacactagtattactacagagagacacaaatattactacagagagacactagtattactacagagagacactagtattactagagacactagtattactagagacacactagtattactagagacacactagtattactagagacacactagtattactagagaCACTAGTATAACTACAGAGACACACTAGTATAACTACAGAGACACACTAGtataactacagagagacacacgtataactacagagagacacacgtattactacagagagacacacgtattactacagagagacacacgtattactacagagagacacacgtattactacagagagacacacgtattactacagagagacacacgtattactacagagagacacacgtattactacagagagacacacgTATTACTACAGacacactagtattactacagagagacactagtattactacagagagacactagtattactacagagagacactagtattactacagagagacactagtattactacagagagacactagtattactacagagagacactagtattactacagagagacactagtattactacagagagacactagtattactacagagagacactagtattactacagagagacactagtattactacagagagacactagtattactacagagagacactagtataactacagagagacactagtataactacagagagacactagtataactacagagagacactagtataactacagagagacactagtataactacagagagacactagtataactacagagagacactagtataactacagagagacactagtataactacagagagacactagtataactacagagagacactagtataactacagagagacactagtataactacagagagacactagtattactacagagagacactagtattactacagagagacactagtattactacagagagacactagtattactacagagagacactagtattactacagagagacactagtattactacagagagacactagtattactacagagagacactagtattactacagagagacactagtattactacagagagacactagtattactacagagagacactagtattactacagagagacactagtattactacagagagacactagtattactacagagagacactagtattactacagagagacactagtattactacagagagacactagtattactacagagagacactagtattactacagagagacactagtattactacagagagacactagtattactacagagagacactagtattactacagagagacactagtattactacagagagacactagtattactacagagagacactagtattactacagagagacactagtattactacagagagacactagtattactacagagagacgctagtattactacagagagacgctagtataactacagagagacgctagtataactacagagagacgctagtataactacagagagacgctagtataactacagagagacgctagtataactacagagagacgctagtataactacagagagacgctagtattactacagagagacgctagtattactacagagagacgctagtattactacagagagacgctagtattactacatagagccagacactagtattactacatagagccagacactagtattactacatagagccagacactagtattactacatagagccagACACTAatattactacatagagccagacactagtattactacagagagccactagtattactacagagagccactagtattactacagagagccactagtattactacagagagacactagtattactacagagagccagacactagtattactacagagagacactagtattactacagagagacactagtattactacagagagacactagtattactacagagagccactagtattactacagagagccactagtattactacagagagccagacactagtattactacagagagccagacactagtattactacagagagccagacactagtattactacagagagacactagtattattacagagagacactagtattactacagagagacactaatATTACTAcagagacactagtattactacagagagacactagtattactagagacactagtattactagagacactagtattactagagacactagtattactacagagagacactagtataaCTACAGAGACACACTAGtataactacagagagacactagtataactacagagagacactagtataactacagagagacacacgtattactacagagagacacacgtattactacagagagacactagtattactagagacactagtattactagagacactagtattactagagacactagtattactacagagagacactagtataaCTACAGAGACACACTAGtataactacagagagacactagtataactacagagagacactagtataactacagagagacacacgtattactacagagagacacacgtattactacagagagacactagtattactacagagagacactagtattactacagagagacactagtattactacagagagacactagtattactacagagacactagtattactacagagagacactagtattactacagagagacactagtattactacagagagacactagtattactacagagagacactagtattactacagagagccactagtattactacagagagccactagtattactacagagagccactagtattactacagagagacactagtattactacagagagacactagtataactacagagagacactagtataactacagagagacactagtattactacagagagacactagtattactacagagagacactagtatttctacagagagacactagtattactacagagagacactagtattactacagagagacactagtattactacagagagacactagtattactacagagagacactagtattactacagagagacactagtattactacagagagccactagtattactacagagagccactagtattactacagagagacactagtattactacagagagacactagtattactacagagagacactagtattactacagagagacactagtattactacagagagacactagtattactacagagagacactagtatttctacagagagacactagtattactacagagagacactagtattactacagagagacactagtattactacagagagacactagtattactacagagagacactagtattactacagagagacactagtattactacagagagacactagtattactacagagagacactagtattactacagagagacactagtattactacagagagacactagtattactacagagagacactagtattactacagagagacactagtattactacagagagacactagtattactacagagagacactagtattactacagagagacactagtattactacagagagacactagtattactacagagagacactagtattactacagagagacactagtattactacagagagacactagtattactacagagagacactagtattactacagagagacactagtattactacagagagacactagtataactacagagagacactagtataactacagagagacgctagtataactacagagagacgctagtataactacagagagacgctagtattactacagagagacgctagtattactacagagagacgctagtattactacagagagacgctagtattactacatagagccagacactagtattactacatagagccagacactagtattactacagagagacactagtattactacagagagacactagtattactacagagagacactagtattactacagagagccagacactagtattactacagagagccagacactagtattactacagagagccagacactagtattactacagagagccagacactagtattactacagagagccagacactagtattactacagagagccagacactagtattactacagagagccagacactagtattactacagagagacagacactagtattactacagagagacagacactagtattactacagagagacactagtattactacagagagacactagtattactacatagagccagacactagtattactacatagagacactagtattactacagagagacactagtattactacagagagacactagtattactacagagagacagacactagtattactacagagagacactagtattactacatagagacactagtattactacagagagccagagatcaatgacatgcatgtcagtctctcttggctcaaagtggaggagagattgacttcatcattacttgtttttatgagaggtattgacatgttaaatgcaccgagctgtctgtttgaactactagcacacagctcagacagccattcataccccacaagacatgccaccagaggtctgtttaaactactagcacacagctcagacagccattcataccccacaagacatgccaccagaggtctgtttaaactactagcacacagctcagacagccattcataccccacaagacatgccaccagaggtctgtttaaactactagcacacagctcagacagccattcataccccacaagacatgccaccagaggtctgtttaaactactagcacacagctcagacagccattcataccccacaagacatgccaccagaggtctgtttaaactactagcacacagctcagacagccattcataccccacaagacatgccaccagaggtctgtttaaactactagcacacagctcagacagccattcataccccacaagacatgccaccagaggtctgtttaaactactagcacacagctcagacagccattcataccccacaagacatgccaccagaggtctgtttaaactactagcacacagctcagacagccattcataccccacaagacatgccaccagaggtctgtttaaactactagcacacagctcagacacccattcataccccacaagacatgccaccagaggtctgtttaaactactagcacacagctcagacagccattcataccccacaagacatgccaccagaggtctgtttaaactactagcacacagctcagacagccatgcataccccacaagacatgccaccagaggtctcttcacagtccccaagtccagaacagactatgggaggcacacagtacaacatagagccatgactacatggaactctattccacatcaggtaactgatgcaacagcagaatcagatttaaaaacagataaaaatacaccttatggaacagcagggactgtgaagagacacacacactggtacagacacacacactggtacagacacacacactggtacagacacacacactggtacagacacacacactggtaacCCAAACCCCATTCCCCAGGTCCTCTTCTATACTTACTGACCCCATTCCCCAGGTCCTCTTCTGTACTTACTGACCCCATTCCCCAGGTCCTCTTCTATACTTACTGACCCCATTCCCCAGGTCCTGCTCTTCTGTACTTACTGACCCCATTCCCCAGGTCCTCTTCTATACTTACTGACCCCATTCCCCAGGTCCTGATTTTCTATACTTACTGACCCCATTCCCCAGGTCCTCTTCTATACTTACTGACCCCATTCCCCAGGTCCTGCTCTTCTGTACTTACTGACCCCATTCCCCAGGTCCTCTTCTATACTTACTGACCCCATTCCCCAGGTCCTGCTCTTCTGTACTTACTGACCCCATTCCCCAGGTCCTCTTCTATACTTACTGACCCCATTCCCCAGGTCCTGATTTTCTATACTTACTGACCCCATTCCCCAGGTCCTCTTCTATACTTACTGACCCCATTCCCCAGGTCCTGCTCTTCTGTACTTACTGACCCCATTCCCCAGGTCCTCTTCTATACTTACTGAACCCATTCCCCAGGTCCTCTTCTATACTTACTGACCCCATTCCCCAGGTCCTG is a genomic window of Salvelinus namaycush isolate Seneca unplaced genomic scaffold, SaNama_1.0 Scaffold1616, whole genome shotgun sequence containing:
- the LOC120037196 gene encoding LOW QUALITY PROTEIN: kelch domain-containing protein 3-like (The sequence of the model RefSeq protein was modified relative to this genomic sequence to represent the inferred CDS: substituted 1 base at 1 genomic stop codon), with the protein product MWRWTTHLDGGPRRVNHAAVSVGHKVYSFGGYCSGDDYETLRQIDVHIFNTVSLRWMXLPPVRTGGREHARDVPYMRYGHTAVLLEDTIYIWGGRNDTEGACNVLYAFHVNNHRWFTPKISGTVPGARDGHSACILGKAMYIFGGYEQLADCFSNDIHKLDTTTMAWSLVNAR